In one window of Streptomyces sp. FXJ1.172 DNA:
- a CDS encoding cobalamin B12-binding domain-containing protein: MGVAAGPIRVVVAKPGLDGHDRGAKVIARALRDAGMEVIYTGLHQTPEQIVDTAIQEDADAIGLSILSGAHNTLFAAVIDLLKERDAADILVFGGGIVPDEDIPPLKEKGVAEIFTPGATTTSIVEWVRENVGQPAASGG; encoded by the coding sequence ATGGGTGTGGCAGCCGGTCCGATCCGCGTGGTGGTCGCCAAACCGGGGCTCGACGGCCACGATCGCGGGGCCAAGGTCATCGCGCGTGCCCTGCGCGACGCCGGTATGGAGGTCATCTACACCGGGCTCCACCAGACGCCGGAGCAGATCGTGGACACCGCGATCCAGGAGGACGCCGACGCGATCGGCCTGTCCATCCTCTCGGGTGCGCACAACACGCTGTTCGCCGCGGTGATCGACCTGCTCAAGGAGCGCGACGCCGCGGACATCCTCGTCTTCGGCGGCGGCATCGTCCCGGACGAGGACATCCCGCCGCTGAAGGAGAAGGGCGTCGCGGAGATCTTCACTCCGGGTGCGACGACCACGTCGATCGTGGAGTGGGTGCGCGAGAACGTGGGTCAGCCGGCCGCGTCCGGGGGCTGA
- a CDS encoding ATP-binding protein, whose amino-acid sequence MTVSMEATSVEANGTKEPQALRPHAEHTFAAELAALAGQDDRPRPARWKLSPWAVATYLLGGTLPDGTVITPKYVGPRRIIEVAVTTLATDRALLLLGVPGTAKTWVSEHLAAAVSGDSTLLVQGTAGTPEEAIRYGWNYARLLAHGPSRDALVPSPVMRAMAEGMTARVEELTRIPADVQDTLITILSEKTLPVPELGEEVQAVRGFNLIATANDRDRGVNDLSSALRRRFNTVVLPLPESAEAEVDIVTRRVGQIGRSLDLPAAPDGIEEIRRVVTVFRELRDGVTADGRTKLKSPSGTLSTAEAISVVTSGLALSAHFGDGVLRPGDVAAGILGAVVRDPAADRVVWQEYLETVVRERAGWTDFYRACREVSA is encoded by the coding sequence ATGACTGTGTCCATGGAAGCGACGTCCGTCGAAGCGAACGGGACCAAGGAGCCGCAGGCGCTGCGACCGCACGCCGAGCACACCTTCGCCGCCGAACTGGCCGCACTCGCCGGGCAGGACGACCGCCCGCGCCCGGCGCGCTGGAAACTGTCCCCGTGGGCGGTGGCGACGTACCTGCTCGGCGGCACCCTGCCGGACGGCACGGTGATCACACCCAAGTACGTGGGCCCGCGCCGCATCATCGAGGTCGCCGTCACCACGCTCGCCACCGACCGCGCCCTGCTCCTGCTCGGTGTCCCCGGCACCGCGAAGACCTGGGTCTCCGAACATCTGGCGGCGGCGGTCAGCGGCGACTCCACCCTGCTCGTCCAGGGCACGGCCGGCACCCCGGAAGAGGCGATCCGGTACGGCTGGAACTACGCGCGGCTGCTCGCGCACGGCCCGAGCCGCGACGCCCTCGTGCCCAGCCCCGTCATGCGGGCCATGGCCGAGGGCATGACGGCGCGCGTCGAGGAGCTGACCCGTATCCCGGCCGATGTGCAGGACACGCTGATCACGATCCTGTCGGAGAAGACGCTGCCCGTCCCGGAGCTGGGCGAGGAGGTCCAGGCGGTCCGCGGGTTCAACCTCATCGCCACCGCCAACGACCGCGACAGAGGAGTCAACGACCTCTCCAGCGCGCTGCGCCGCCGCTTCAACACCGTGGTGCTGCCGCTGCCGGAGAGCGCCGAGGCCGAGGTCGACATCGTCACGCGCCGGGTCGGGCAGATCGGCCGCTCCCTCGACCTGCCGGCGGCGCCCGACGGCATCGAGGAGATCCGCCGGGTCGTGACCGTCTTCCGCGAGCTGCGCGACGGCGTCACCGCCGACGGCCGCACGAAGCTGAAGTCGCCCAGTGGCACGCTGTCCACGGCCGAGGCGATCTCCGTGGTCACGAGCGGCCTCGCCCTGTCGGCGCACTTCGGTGACGGCGTACTGCGCCCGGGCGACGTCGCCGCCGGCATCCTCGGCGCCGTGGTCCGCGATCCGGCGGCCGACCGGGTCGTCTGGCAGGAGTACCTGGAGACCGTGGTCCGCGAGCGTGCGGGCTGGACGGACTTCTACCGCGCCTGCCGGGAGGTGAGCGCATGA
- a CDS encoding alpha/beta fold hydrolase has product MKVTGVPPLLLPLCRRLWPGRFAGISMALLKATALEAAILAGHLLLYPTGLIQERRSPALPTADGTAHLPVRPGPPVVLLHGFIDNRSVFVLLRRSLAQHGGQRVESLNYSPLTCDIRAAAELLGRHVEEICERTGSPRVDIVGHSLGGLIARYYVQCLGGDLRVRTLVTLGTPHAGTRAVPLADAHPIVRQMRPGSGVIEELARPAPGCRTRFVSFWSDLDSIMDPVETARLEHPDLDVQNVQVTGIGHLALPVHPAVAAGIREVLDTTLPGDAVADGLTVA; this is encoded by the coding sequence ATGAAGGTCACCGGAGTACCGCCACTTCTCCTCCCCCTCTGCCGGCGCCTGTGGCCCGGCAGATTCGCCGGAATCTCCATGGCGCTGCTCAAGGCGACCGCCCTCGAGGCCGCGATCCTGGCCGGCCACCTCCTGCTGTATCCGACCGGCCTCATCCAGGAACGCCGTTCCCCGGCCCTGCCCACCGCGGACGGCACCGCCCACCTGCCCGTCCGGCCGGGGCCGCCGGTGGTGCTGCTGCACGGCTTCATCGACAACCGCTCGGTGTTCGTGCTGCTGCGCCGCAGCCTCGCCCAACACGGCGGGCAGCGTGTCGAGTCGCTCAACTACTCGCCGTTGACCTGCGACATCCGCGCCGCGGCCGAGCTGCTCGGCCGGCATGTCGAGGAGATCTGCGAGCGCACCGGCAGTCCCCGCGTCGACATCGTGGGCCACAGCCTCGGCGGGCTGATCGCCCGCTATTACGTGCAGTGTCTCGGCGGGGACCTGCGGGTGCGCACGCTCGTCACACTGGGCACCCCGCACGCGGGGACCAGGGCGGTGCCGCTGGCAGACGCCCATCCGATCGTGCGCCAGATGCGGCCCGGTTCGGGAGTGATCGAGGAGCTGGCCCGGCCTGCGCCCGGCTGCCGCACGCGGTTCGTCAGCTTCTGGAGCGACCTGGACTCCATCATGGATCCGGTGGAGACGGCCCGCCTCGAGCACCCCGACCTCGACGTGCAGAACGTCCAGGTGACCGGCATCGGGCATCTCGCCCTGCCCGTGCACCCCGCGGTCGCGGCCGGGATACGTGAAGTCCTCGACACCACGCTGCCCGGGGACGCGGTCGCCGACGGTCTGACCGTGGCATGA
- a CDS encoding DUF5682 family protein, whose product MTDSARPAGYGSGPLLLGVRHHGPGSARAVRAALAAARPRTVLIEGPPEADALIPLAADPGLRPPVALLAHAVDEPGRSAFWPFAEFSPEWVAIRWALEHGVPARFIDLPATHTLAWEQKEEQGEQVPQDAGESLGTDGPRADDGPRAGDGPQVGEEAQAGDKPQDTDPLAALAGAAGYDDPERWWEDVVEHRGPGGRDPFAPFAALEEAMGALRERYGTGGHARDPVREAHMRLELRAARKEFGDEVAVVCGAWHVPALRARTTVAADRALLKALPRMKVDLTWVPWTHRRLARAGGYGAGIDSPGWYGHLFHAPDRPVERWLTKVAGLLRAEDRIVSSAHVIEAVRLAETLAALRGRPLPGLSETTDAVRAVMGDGSDVPLALVHDRLVVGDVLGEVPESAPAVPLQRDLVRQQRALRLKPEPLERELELDLRGDTDAGRSRLLHRLRLLGVGWGEPARSRGSTGTFRETWRLRWEPELSVRVAEAGVWGTTVRGAAQAKAEADAAVACALADVTTLAEHCLLAGLPDALPVVMRVLADRAALDPDVGQLAQALPALVRSLRYGDVRGTDTGALAGVAAGLAERIFVGLPSACTALDADAAEEMRAQVDAVHAAVGLLAETQAGASAGADGAGPGAAGGHLRDRWRAVLRTLALRDTVAGVLQGRAVRLLLDDGALEAEKAARLMGLALSPGTPPADAAAWIEGFAGGGGGLLLVHDERLLGLIDSWLTAVPAEAFTDVLPLLRRTFAAYDPGARRTLGELVRRGPEEAGGRAGAGGGTPGFATEADAGRADAVLPVLRLLLGMDDAEPATTDDNSLAGVGT is encoded by the coding sequence ATGACCGACTCCGCCCGGCCCGCGGGGTACGGCTCCGGGCCGCTGCTGCTCGGTGTGCGGCACCACGGGCCGGGCTCCGCCCGCGCGGTGCGGGCCGCGCTGGCCGCCGCCCGTCCGCGCACCGTCCTGATCGAGGGCCCGCCCGAGGCCGACGCGCTGATCCCGCTCGCCGCCGACCCCGGTCTGCGGCCCCCGGTCGCCCTGCTCGCCCACGCGGTGGACGAGCCCGGCCGCTCGGCGTTCTGGCCGTTCGCCGAGTTCAGCCCCGAGTGGGTGGCGATCCGCTGGGCCCTGGAACACGGCGTCCCGGCCCGCTTCATCGACCTGCCGGCCACGCACACGCTCGCGTGGGAGCAGAAGGAGGAACAGGGAGAGCAAGTCCCGCAGGACGCCGGCGAGTCCCTGGGCACCGACGGCCCCCGGGCCGATGACGGGCCCCGGGCCGGCGACGGGCCTCAGGTCGGCGAGGAGGCTCAGGCCGGCGACAAGCCCCAGGACACCGACCCGCTGGCCGCGCTCGCCGGGGCCGCCGGGTACGACGACCCCGAGCGCTGGTGGGAGGACGTCGTCGAGCACCGGGGGCCGGGCGGGCGGGACCCCTTCGCGCCGTTCGCCGCCCTGGAGGAGGCCATGGGCGCGCTCCGCGAGCGGTACGGCACCGGCGGGCACGCGCGCGATCCGGTGCGGGAGGCGCACATGCGGCTCGAACTGCGCGCCGCGCGCAAGGAGTTCGGGGACGAGGTGGCCGTGGTGTGCGGGGCCTGGCACGTGCCCGCGCTGCGCGCGAGGACCACCGTCGCCGCCGACCGCGCCCTGCTGAAGGCACTGCCCAGGATGAAGGTGGATCTGACCTGGGTGCCATGGACGCACCGCAGGCTCGCCAGGGCCGGCGGATACGGCGCGGGGATCGACTCGCCGGGCTGGTACGGCCATCTGTTCCACGCCCCCGACCGGCCGGTCGAGCGCTGGCTGACCAAGGTGGCGGGGCTGCTGCGCGCGGAGGACCGGATCGTCTCGTCCGCCCATGTGATCGAGGCCGTCCGGCTCGCCGAGACCCTGGCGGCGCTGCGCGGCAGGCCGCTGCCCGGGCTGAGCGAGACCACCGACGCCGTGCGCGCGGTGATGGGGGACGGCTCCGACGTGCCGCTGGCCCTGGTGCACGACCGGCTGGTCGTCGGGGACGTCCTCGGAGAGGTGCCGGAGTCGGCCCCGGCGGTGCCGCTCCAGCGGGACCTGGTCCGGCAGCAGCGGGCACTGCGGCTCAAACCTGAGCCGCTGGAGCGGGAGTTGGAACTGGACCTGCGCGGGGACACCGACGCCGGCCGCAGCAGGCTGCTGCACCGGCTCCGGCTGCTCGGCGTCGGCTGGGGCGAACCGGCCCGGTCGCGGGGGAGCACGGGCACTTTCCGCGAGACCTGGCGGCTGCGCTGGGAACCGGAGCTGTCGGTGCGGGTCGCCGAGGCGGGTGTGTGGGGGACGACCGTACGCGGTGCGGCGCAGGCCAAGGCGGAGGCGGACGCGGCGGTCGCGTGCGCCCTCGCCGATGTCACCACGCTCGCCGAGCACTGTCTGCTGGCCGGTCTGCCGGACGCCTTGCCCGTGGTCATGCGGGTGCTGGCCGACCGGGCCGCGCTCGATCCGGACGTCGGCCAGCTGGCCCAGGCCCTGCCCGCCCTGGTCCGCTCCCTGCGCTACGGCGATGTGCGCGGCACCGACACCGGTGCGCTGGCCGGAGTCGCGGCGGGCCTGGCCGAGCGGATCTTCGTCGGCCTGCCGTCGGCCTGCACCGCGCTCGACGCGGACGCGGCGGAGGAGATGCGCGCCCAAGTGGACGCCGTGCACGCGGCGGTGGGGCTGCTCGCGGAGACACAGGCGGGTGCGAGCGCCGGTGCCGACGGCGCTGGTCCCGGGGCGGCCGGCGGCCATCTGAGGGACCGCTGGCGTGCCGTGCTGCGGACGCTGGCGCTGCGCGACACCGTGGCCGGTGTCCTGCAGGGGCGGGCGGTGCGACTGCTGCTCGACGACGGCGCGCTGGAAGCGGAGAAGGCGGCGCGGCTGATGGGGCTCGCCCTGTCGCCGGGGACACCGCCCGCCGACGCGGCCGCCTGGATCGAGGGCTTCGCCGGCGGCGGGGGCGGACTGCTGCTGGTGCACGACGAGCGGCTGCTCGGCCTGATCGACAGCTGGCTGACGGCAGTGCCGGCAGAGGCGTTCACGGACGTACTGCCGCTGCTGCGGCGGACGTTCGCGGCGTACGACCCGGGGGCGCGCAGAACCCTGGGCGAGCTGGTCCGGCGCGGGCCGGAAGAGGCGGGAGGGCGGGCCGGGGCCGGGGGCGGAACACCGGGCTTCGCCACGGAGGCCGACGCCGGGCGCGCCGATGCCGTGCTGCCGGTGCTGCGGCTGCTGCTCGGCATGGACGACGCCGAGCCCGCGACGACCGACGACAACAGCCTTGCGGGGGTGGGCACATGA
- a CDS encoding M23 family metallopeptidase: protein MNDRHPSGTLITPAPASDASSARYEHAAYATHEAPYGDFTTYGGYDATGFASGHDNTGAFHSDPLFGSLPGQQSTGTYDSTQWQTGHTPHYDPYAAQHHAAYDSGAYDTTAWTLPAQATGNDISGHWDTSAWLQPEQSGGSGPAQQWEWGTQSFETGAYDATQWNSAGPTVTAESGQAAEPFDQQATATFEQVGDATAAFPQVEYEDQAPYADTDFGEPHSGEDRPDGTGELPGAPGLLEDQEEVTPAPATRAGVRSAARSRRRTPAKRSALLTIAVPSACVMGVAGIAAASVGALTDDSKDTTASAPDAQAVKPAAANSKLDTQLRTLSAGADDFADRASRTQERIDLKNQQDLEKRKAAAEAALKERLRPKFVLPVTQKGLSAYFGQAGVNWMSVHTGIDFPVSYGTTVMAATDGTVTTKWNSAYGNMLILTAKDGTQTWYCHLSSYRVPAGTTVKAGQPIAYSGNSGNSTGPHLHFEVHPAGGAAVDPLPWLRSHGLDPT from the coding sequence GTGAACGACCGTCACCCGTCGGGGACCCTGATCACCCCGGCCCCGGCTTCCGACGCCTCCTCCGCGCGCTACGAGCACGCGGCGTACGCGACCCATGAAGCCCCCTACGGCGACTTCACCACGTACGGCGGCTACGACGCCACCGGTTTTGCATCCGGCCACGACAACACCGGCGCCTTCCACAGCGATCCGCTCTTCGGCAGCCTGCCCGGCCAGCAGAGCACCGGCACGTACGACAGCACACAGTGGCAGACCGGGCATACGCCGCACTACGACCCGTACGCGGCCCAGCACCACGCCGCCTATGACTCCGGCGCCTACGACACCACCGCCTGGACACTCCCCGCGCAGGCCACCGGCAACGACATCAGCGGCCACTGGGACACGAGCGCCTGGCTGCAGCCCGAACAGTCCGGCGGTTCCGGCCCGGCCCAGCAGTGGGAGTGGGGCACCCAGAGCTTCGAGACGGGCGCGTACGACGCCACCCAGTGGAACTCCGCAGGCCCGACCGTGACGGCGGAGTCCGGGCAGGCTGCCGAACCGTTCGACCAGCAGGCCACCGCCACGTTCGAGCAGGTGGGCGACGCGACCGCGGCCTTTCCTCAGGTGGAGTACGAGGACCAGGCGCCGTACGCGGACACCGATTTCGGCGAGCCGCACTCCGGCGAGGACCGTCCGGACGGCACCGGTGAACTGCCCGGCGCACCCGGCCTGCTGGAGGACCAGGAAGAGGTCACGCCGGCGCCCGCGACACGCGCGGGCGTGCGCAGCGCGGCGCGTTCCCGGCGCCGCACGCCCGCCAAGCGCTCCGCGCTGCTGACCATCGCCGTGCCCTCGGCCTGTGTGATGGGGGTCGCCGGGATCGCCGCCGCCTCGGTCGGCGCGCTGACCGACGACAGCAAGGACACCACCGCCTCCGCCCCGGACGCGCAGGCGGTCAAGCCGGCCGCCGCCAACAGCAAGCTGGACACCCAGCTCAGGACGCTCTCCGCCGGCGCCGACGACTTCGCCGACCGGGCCAGCCGCACGCAGGAGCGGATCGACCTCAAGAACCAGCAGGACCTGGAGAAGAGGAAGGCCGCCGCGGAGGCCGCGCTCAAGGAGCGGCTGCGCCCCAAGTTCGTCCTGCCGGTCACGCAGAAGGGCCTCAGCGCCTACTTCGGCCAGGCGGGCGTCAACTGGATGTCGGTGCACACGGGCATCGACTTCCCCGTCTCCTACGGCACCACGGTGATGGCCGCGACCGACGGCACCGTCACCACCAAGTGGAACAGCGCCTACGGCAACATGCTGATACTGACGGCGAAGGACGGCACGCAGACCTGGTACTGCCACCTGTCCAGCTACCGCGTCCCCGCGGGTACGACCGTCAAGGCCGGCCAGCCGATCGCCTACTCCGGCAACTCCGGCAACTCCACCGGCCCGCACCTGCACTTCGAGGTGCACCCGGCGGGCGGGGCGGCCGTGGACCCGCTGCCCTGGCTGCGCAGCCATGGGCTGGACCCGACCTGA
- a CDS encoding VWA domain-containing protein, which produces MTTEPTTTAVGTGTDSGDPARERLRRWRLVLGGDQADGTGCALSGRDAAMDGTLAALYGKGDKPQAGRDRSAGLGASAPSVARWLGDVRRYFPSSVVQVMQRDAIDRLGLSSLLLEPEMLEAVEADVHLVGTLLSLNKAVPETTKETARAVVRKVVEDLEKRLATRTRATLDGALDRSARISRPRHHDIDWNRTIAANLKHYLPEYRTVVPERLVGYGRAARSVKKEVVLCIDQSGSMAASVVYASVFGAVLASMRSISTRLVVFDTAVADLTDQLDDPVDVLFGTQLGGGTDINRALAYCQSQITRPAETVVVLISDLYEGGIRDEMLKRVAAMKASGVQFVALLALSDEGAPAYDREHAAALAALGAPAFACTPDLFPEVMAAALEKRPLPIPDNA; this is translated from the coding sequence ATGACGACCGAGCCGACGACGACCGCAGTCGGCACTGGCACTGATAGCGGCGATCCGGCGCGGGAGCGCCTGCGGCGGTGGCGGCTGGTGCTCGGCGGGGACCAGGCCGACGGCACCGGGTGTGCGCTGTCCGGGCGGGACGCGGCGATGGACGGCACGCTCGCCGCGCTCTACGGCAAGGGGGACAAACCCCAGGCGGGCAGGGACCGTTCGGCGGGGCTCGGCGCCTCGGCGCCGTCCGTGGCGCGTTGGCTCGGTGACGTCCGCCGCTACTTCCCGTCCTCCGTCGTCCAGGTCATGCAGCGTGACGCCATCGACCGGCTCGGCCTCTCCTCGCTGTTGCTGGAGCCGGAGATGCTCGAGGCGGTGGAGGCCGACGTGCACCTGGTCGGCACCCTGCTGTCGCTGAACAAGGCGGTGCCGGAGACGACGAAGGAGACGGCACGCGCGGTCGTCCGCAAGGTGGTCGAGGACCTGGAGAAGCGGCTCGCGACCCGCACCCGGGCCACCCTCGACGGTGCCCTCGACCGCAGCGCGCGCATCAGCCGCCCGCGCCACCACGACATCGACTGGAACCGCACGATCGCGGCCAACCTCAAGCACTACCTGCCCGAGTACCGCACGGTCGTGCCGGAACGGCTCGTCGGATACGGGCGGGCGGCGCGGTCGGTGAAGAAGGAGGTCGTGCTCTGCATCGACCAGTCCGGCTCGATGGCCGCGTCCGTGGTCTACGCGTCCGTGTTCGGCGCGGTGCTCGCCTCCATGCGGTCGATCAGCACGCGGCTCGTCGTCTTCGACACGGCGGTGGCCGACCTCACCGACCAGCTGGACGATCCCGTCGACGTCCTCTTCGGCACCCAGCTCGGCGGCGGCACGGACATCAACCGGGCGCTCGCCTACTGCCAGTCGCAGATCACCCGGCCCGCCGAGACGGTGGTCGTGCTCATCAGCGACCTCTACGAGGGCGGCATCCGCGACGAAATGCTCAAACGGGTGGCGGCGATGAAGGCGTCCGGGGTGCAGTTCGTGGCGCTGCTCGCGCTGTCGGACGAGGGAGCGCCCGCGTACGACCGGGAGCACGCGGCGGCACTCGCCGCGCTCGGCGCACCGGCCTTCGCCTGCACGCCCGACCTCTTCCCTGAAGTCATGGCGGCGGCGCTGGAGAAGAGACCGCTGCCGATACCGGACAACGCATGA
- a CDS encoding SWIM zinc finger family protein, which translates to MTGQGVRWTAEQVLALAPDAASRTAGSKLGTAGPWSEAGSGEGTVWGLCKGGGSRPYRTVVDLAGPACKCSCPSRKFPCKHALGLLLLWADGDGAVPVSAEPPDWAERWLKGRRERAEGTPGRDEGSPAAGPVDPGAARRRAERRAERVTAGATELEQRLADLLRGGLASAEQSGYGVWDETAARMVDAQAPGLAARVRELGAIPASGPGWPGRLLEECALLHLLDQGWLRRDRLPEALAATVRSRIGLPAPADGAPVRDRWLVLAQYDTVDAKLTTRRIWLHGAASATTRLLLSYGAAGRAPELSLPVGLALEAELTGHPGSGRARAALGERFGPPAPAAFRPPGVSTAEAAARYGEALRDDPWLESVPVTLEQVIPVPDGEMWQLADADADSALPLTRAVRSRPGLWRLVALSGGSPVTVFGECGHRGFTPLTAWAAGTDAAVPLC; encoded by the coding sequence ATGACTGGGCAGGGGGTGCGCTGGACCGCGGAGCAGGTGCTGGCACTGGCGCCTGACGCCGCGTCACGCACAGCGGGGAGCAAGCTCGGCACGGCGGGTCCGTGGTCCGAGGCCGGCAGTGGAGAGGGGACGGTGTGGGGGCTGTGCAAGGGCGGTGGCAGCAGGCCGTACCGGACGGTGGTCGATCTGGCCGGACCGGCGTGCAAGTGCAGTTGCCCGAGCCGTAAGTTCCCGTGCAAGCACGCGCTCGGGCTGCTTCTGCTGTGGGCGGACGGCGACGGTGCGGTGCCGGTCTCCGCCGAGCCGCCGGACTGGGCCGAGCGGTGGCTCAAGGGGAGACGCGAGCGGGCCGAGGGCACACCGGGCCGGGACGAGGGGAGTCCGGCGGCCGGGCCCGTGGATCCGGGGGCGGCGCGGCGGCGCGCGGAGCGCCGGGCCGAGCGGGTCACCGCGGGCGCGACGGAGCTGGAGCAGCGCCTCGCCGACCTGTTGCGCGGCGGCCTGGCCTCGGCAGAGCAGTCGGGATACGGGGTGTGGGACGAGACGGCGGCCCGCATGGTCGACGCGCAGGCGCCCGGACTCGCCGCGCGGGTACGGGAGTTGGGGGCGATACCGGCGTCGGGGCCGGGCTGGCCGGGAAGGCTGCTGGAGGAGTGCGCGCTACTGCATCTGCTCGACCAGGGCTGGCTGCGCCGCGACCGGCTGCCGGAGGCACTCGCGGCGACGGTCCGCTCCCGGATCGGCCTGCCGGCTCCGGCGGACGGTGCGCCGGTGCGCGACCGCTGGCTGGTCCTCGCCCAGTACGACACGGTGGACGCGAAACTGACGACCCGCCGGATCTGGCTGCACGGCGCCGCATCGGCCACCACGCGGCTGCTGCTGTCGTACGGCGCGGCGGGCCGGGCGCCGGAGCTGTCCCTGCCGGTCGGCCTGGCCCTGGAGGCGGAGCTGACCGGTCATCCGGGGTCCGGCCGGGCCCGGGCCGCTCTGGGCGAGCGGTTCGGCCCGCCGGCGCCGGCCGCGTTCCGCCCGCCGGGCGTGTCCACGGCCGAGGCGGCGGCCCGCTACGGCGAGGCGCTGCGCGACGATCCCTGGCTGGAGTCCGTCCCCGTCACGCTGGAGCAGGTGATACCGGTCCCGGACGGCGAGATGTGGCAACTGGCGGACGCCGATGCGGACTCGGCGCTGCCGCTGACCCGGGCCGTGCGCTCCCGCCCCGGCCTGTGGCGGCTGGTCGCCCTGTCCGGCGGCTCGCCCGTGACGGTCTTCGGCGAGTGCGGCCACCGCGGCTTCACCCCGCTCACGGCCTGGGCCGCGGGGACGGACGCGGCGGTGCCGCTGTGCTGA